One genomic window of Luteitalea pratensis includes the following:
- the hemG gene encoding protoporphyrinogen oxidase has product MSEALPRVLILGGGIAGLAAAWECHRQDVPCLVLEAQPHAGGVIRTEVAGPFVLDTGPDAFLVTKPGAVTLCRELGIEAELIAMKPPRGAAILRNDKLHPLPEGGAFGIATRPGPFLRSTILSPLGKLRVALEPLVPRRRSLADESAGAFFRRRFGAEAAMRIAQPLLGGIHAGDLDRLSADAVLPQLSAVERQGRSVLLALRRQAQRATEGGAFRSFPRGMATLVEALTAALPAGTVRLGTAAERLHPEGSAWRVLTSRGETMEADILLLAVPAPVVGGWLRELAPEVADRAAAIRYVSSAGVLAVYADAQIARPMRGSGYVSTPEAGRDSLLATSWLSSKWAGRAPPGHTVLRGFFGGALDEAALMRSDNELVDLAHATWVRRFGVGRSPGLTRVVRWIRASPQHEVGHAARVRTIDEALAALPPVAVCGSGFRAIGIPDVVSDARATIGRLLERWRAG; this is encoded by the coding sequence ATGAGCGAGGCACTCCCCCGCGTCCTGATCCTCGGCGGCGGCATCGCCGGGCTCGCCGCCGCGTGGGAATGCCATCGTCAGGACGTGCCCTGTCTGGTCCTCGAAGCCCAGCCGCACGCGGGCGGCGTCATCCGCACGGAAGTCGCCGGGCCGTTCGTCCTGGACACCGGCCCTGACGCGTTCCTGGTGACCAAGCCTGGCGCCGTCACGCTCTGCCGGGAACTGGGTATCGAGGCGGAGCTGATCGCCATGAAGCCGCCGCGAGGGGCGGCGATCCTCCGTAACGACAAATTGCACCCGCTGCCGGAAGGCGGCGCCTTCGGCATCGCGACGCGGCCGGGACCGTTCCTGCGTTCGACCATCCTGTCGCCGCTCGGGAAGCTGCGCGTCGCGCTCGAGCCGCTCGTACCGCGACGCCGGTCGCTCGCCGACGAAAGCGCTGGCGCCTTCTTCCGCCGCAGATTCGGCGCCGAGGCCGCCATGCGCATCGCGCAGCCCCTGCTGGGCGGCATCCATGCCGGGGACCTCGACCGACTATCTGCCGACGCCGTCCTGCCCCAGTTGAGTGCCGTAGAGCGACAGGGGCGCAGCGTACTGCTTGCGCTCCGTCGCCAGGCGCAACGGGCCACGGAGGGAGGAGCATTCCGGAGCTTCCCGCGCGGGATGGCCACGCTCGTCGAGGCCCTCACGGCGGCGCTGCCCGCTGGCACCGTCCGCCTGGGAACCGCGGCTGAACGGCTGCATCCGGAGGGGAGCGCCTGGCGCGTGCTGACCTCCCGGGGCGAGACCATGGAGGCCGACATCCTTCTTCTGGCGGTGCCCGCTCCCGTCGTGGGTGGTTGGCTTCGCGAACTGGCGCCCGAGGTCGCCGATCGGGCCGCCGCCATCCGGTACGTGTCCAGCGCCGGTGTCCTCGCCGTCTATGCCGACGCGCAGATTGCCCGGCCGATGCGCGGTAGTGGCTACGTGTCGACGCCGGAAGCCGGCCGCGATTCCCTGCTCGCGACCAGCTGGCTGAGCAGCAAGTGGGCGGGCCGTGCGCCCCCCGGCCACACGGTCCTGCGCGGATTCTTCGGCGGCGCGCTCGATGAGGCGGCCCTCATGCGGAGCGACAATGAACTGGTCGACCTGGCCCACGCGACATGGGTTCGTCGCTTCGGCGTCGGGCGCTCACCTGGCCTGACGCGCGTGGTGCGCTGGATCCGAGCCAGCCCGCAGCACGAAGTCGGGCACGCGGCACGCGTGCGCACGATCGACGAGGCCCTGGCCGCACTGCCGCCAGTCGCGGTCTGCGGCAGCGGATTCCGGGCCATCGGCATTCCGGACGTCGTCAGCGACGCCCGCGCCACCATCGGCCGCCTGCTGGAGCGCTGGCGCGCAGGCTAG
- a CDS encoding O-methyltransferase, which yields MIVLRLRHISAALACSAFVSLGCGSPASDTSSPQASGAEATTALRTADEVARLPALTPELQRLLTTIRAADKGQLAISEEDGRFLRLMVVLNHTKKAIEIGGASGYSAIWLGLGLRETGGRLTTIEYDPVRAQELKANIAAARLGDVVTVVAGDAFKAVPAEPGTFDFVFIDAWKPDYQKYFDMTFPRVRRGGLILAHNVINKGADMQDFLKTVTTRADLLTAIVAPGSEGVSISVKR from the coding sequence ATGATCGTCTTGCGACTCCGCCACATTTCTGCTGCCCTTGCCTGCAGCGCGTTCGTCTCCCTCGGCTGCGGCTCACCCGCGTCGGACACTTCCAGTCCCCAGGCGTCCGGCGCCGAGGCCACGACGGCGCTACGGACCGCCGACGAAGTCGCGCGCCTGCCGGCGCTCACGCCCGAACTGCAGCGGTTGCTCACGACGATCCGCGCCGCCGACAAGGGGCAGCTGGCGATTTCGGAAGAGGACGGGCGTTTCCTGCGCCTCATGGTGGTGCTGAACCACACGAAGAAGGCCATCGAGATTGGCGGCGCGAGCGGGTACAGCGCGATCTGGCTCGGACTCGGTCTGCGCGAGACCGGCGGACGACTCACGACCATCGAGTACGACCCGGTGCGAGCCCAGGAGCTGAAGGCAAACATCGCCGCGGCTCGGCTCGGCGACGTGGTCACGGTCGTCGCCGGCGATGCCTTCAAGGCCGTGCCGGCCGAGCCCGGCACCTTCGACTTCGTCTTCATCGATGCATGGAAACCGGACTACCAGAAGTACTTCGACATGACCTTCCCGCGAGTGAGGCGTGGCGGGCTGATCCTCGCGCACAACGTCATCAACAAGGGTGCGGACATGCAGGACTTCCTCAAGACGGTCACCACCCGCGCCGACCTCCTGACCGCCATCGTCGCCCCCGGCAGCGAGGGCGTGTCGATCAGCGTCAAGCGCTGA
- the rocF gene encoding arginase — MAHIHLIGVPLDLGGGRRGVDMGPSAVRIAGIGTRLTALGHHVQDRGDILTPTPETREAGDPKKRYVREIHDVCEALYAQALDSHAAGAFPIVIGGDHSLAAGSVAASATHAKRQGRPLGLIWVDAHADMNTPATTGSGNVHGMPLAALLGEDPRELALVGGYQPKVAPGHTVLVGIRNLDEREKEEVRASGVHVFTMKDIDRQGAASVIEQAIEIAGRDTAGIHVSFDLDVCDPAIAPGVGTPVRGGLNYREAHMAMEILSDARRIIALDLVEVNPVLDHQNMTAVLAAELAASALGQKIL, encoded by the coding sequence ATGGCCCACATCCATCTGATCGGCGTCCCGCTCGACCTCGGCGGCGGACGACGCGGCGTGGACATGGGGCCGTCGGCCGTACGCATCGCGGGAATCGGAACTCGCCTCACCGCGCTCGGCCATCACGTGCAGGACCGCGGCGACATCCTCACGCCGACGCCAGAAACACGCGAGGCCGGGGATCCGAAGAAGCGGTACGTCCGCGAGATCCACGACGTCTGCGAAGCCCTGTACGCGCAGGCGCTCGACAGCCATGCGGCCGGCGCCTTCCCGATCGTCATCGGCGGCGATCACAGCCTGGCGGCCGGATCGGTGGCGGCGTCAGCGACGCACGCGAAGCGGCAGGGACGGCCGCTCGGCCTGATCTGGGTGGACGCGCACGCCGACATGAACACGCCCGCGACGACGGGGTCGGGCAACGTGCACGGTATGCCGCTGGCGGCGCTGCTCGGCGAAGATCCGCGCGAGTTGGCGCTCGTCGGCGGCTACCAACCCAAGGTGGCGCCCGGTCATACGGTGCTCGTCGGCATCCGCAACCTCGATGAGCGCGAGAAGGAGGAAGTGCGCGCCTCGGGCGTGCACGTCTTCACGATGAAGGATATCGATCGACAGGGCGCGGCCTCCGTGATCGAGCAGGCCATCGAGATCGCCGGCCGTGACACGGCGGGCATCCACGTGTCGTTCGACCTGGATGTGTGCGATCCGGCGATTGCTCCCGGCGTGGGCACGCCGGTGCGGGGCGGCCTCAACTACCGCGAGGCGCACATGGCCATGGAGATCCTCTCCGACGCCAGGCGGATCATCGCGCTCGACCTGGTGGAGGTCAACCCTGTTCTGGACCACCAGAACATGACCGCGGTGCTGGCCGCCGAACTGGCTGCGAGCGCGCTCGGCCAAAAGATTCTCTAA
- a CDS encoding DUF2911 domain-containing protein, translated as MRRALLNLTAMVVVVTATLALPANARAQKVVATTPGQAGSPHETVEYKVGDATVTFVYGRPYLKGRSLETLAPTGKVYRTGADEATTLKTDKPLQIGTLAVPAGTYTIYTLPGSPWQLIVNKQTGQWGTEYREGQDLGRTPMTAGTLASPSEQLTVAVAGSNLEIHWGTMKQSVAISAKK; from the coding sequence ATGCGTCGTGCGCTCCTGAACCTGACCGCCATGGTGGTGGTCGTCACCGCCACACTCGCCCTACCAGCCAACGCACGTGCGCAGAAAGTCGTGGCGACGACGCCAGGCCAGGCCGGCAGCCCTCACGAAACCGTCGAGTACAAGGTCGGTGACGCCACGGTCACCTTCGTCTACGGTCGTCCGTACCTCAAGGGACGCAGCCTCGAGACACTCGCGCCGACCGGCAAGGTCTACCGCACCGGCGCCGACGAGGCCACCACGCTCAAGACCGACAAGCCGCTGCAGATCGGCACGCTCGCAGTTCCGGCTGGCACCTATACGATCTATACCCTGCCCGGCTCGCCCTGGCAGCTGATCGTGAACAAGCAGACCGGCCAGTGGGGCACCGAGTACCGCGAGGGGCAGGATCTTGGTCGCACACCGATGACCGCGGGTACGCTTGCCTCGCCGTCCGAGCAACTCACCGTGGCGGTCGCAGGCTCCAACCTCGAGATCCACTGGGGCACGATGAAGCAGTCGGTGGCCATCAGCGCCAAGAAGTAA
- a CDS encoding EscU/YscU/HrcU family type III secretion system export apparatus switch protein, giving the protein MTGAPPPDRRRAAALRYVPGETSAPQIVATGDGMLADRIIALAREHGIPVHENPDLVNLLTQLPPDTAIPPALYLAVAEVIAFLLRTANAARA; this is encoded by the coding sequence ATGACCGGCGCGCCCCCTCCCGATCGGCGTCGTGCCGCGGCGCTCCGCTACGTGCCGGGTGAGACGTCGGCGCCGCAGATCGTGGCCACCGGCGACGGGATGCTTGCCGATCGCATCATCGCGCTGGCTCGCGAGCATGGCATCCCGGTTCACGAGAACCCCGACCTGGTGAACCTGCTGACGCAACTGCCGCCAGACACGGCGATCCCACCGGCGCTCTACCTGGCTGTCGCGGAAGTGATTGCCTTCCTGTTGCGGACCGCGAACGCGGCGCGAGCGTAG